From the genome of Saccharomyces eubayanus strain FM1318 chromosome X, whole genome shotgun sequence, one region includes:
- the VPS35 gene encoding retromer subunit VPS35 produces MAYADTPENAISVIKQRTALMNRCLSQHKLMESLQHTSIMLTELRNPNLSPKKYYELYVVVFDSLTNLSTYLIENHPQNHHLADLYELVQYTGNVVPRLYLMITVGTSYLAFNDAPKMEILKDMIEMCRGVQNPTRGLFLRYYLSQRTKELLPEDDSLFNSQFIMNNFIEMNKLWVRLQHQGPLRERESRTRERKELQILVGSQLVRLSQIIDDNFQMYRQDILPTILEQVIQCRDLVSQEYLLDVICQVFTDEFHLKTLDTLLQTTLHLNPDVSINKIVLTLVDRLNDYITRQQEEEPNATTANAYLDMDVFGTFWDYLTLLNHERPDLSLQQFIPLIESIIVLSLKWYPDNFENLNKLFELVLQKTKDYGQKNISLESEHLFLNLLSFQNNKLQMSSSSTASSNQSIISKKHFIFQLISKCQAYKSILALQNITLQKKVVNKILDILMDADTDELTDNEPESKLHSSSRDKSHLVIEDKLQVQRLLSICEPLIISRSGPPTNATSSETNIDEVFFNRHDEEESWTLDPIQEKLAHLIHWIMNTTSRKQTEESKIQFSLEAQLEILLLIKSSFIKGGINVKYTFPAIITNFWKLIRKCHMILQYLLKKRADNKTLSSHYSNLLKQMFKFVSRCINDIFNSCNNSCTDLILKLNLQCATLADQLQLGEISYDFFSQAFTIFEESLSDSKTQLQALIYIAQSLQKTRSLYKETYYDSLIVRCTLHGSKLLKKQDQCRAVYLCSHLWWATEISNIGEEEGITDNFFRDGKRVLECLQRSLRVADSIMDNEQSCELMIEILNRCLYYFIHGDEAETHISMKYINGLIELIKTNLKSLKLEDNSTSMMTNSMNDLHITGDSNIKSNVNPEDGSGIADKDTNVAVGSDGTYIQLNTLNGSSTIIHGIVATASGSKLLHQLKYIPIYHFQRTCEYIEGQREVDDRFKVIYV; encoded by the coding sequence ATGGCATATGCAGACACACCAGAAAACGCGATCTCTGTTATCAAGCAGCGAACGGCACTGATGAATCGGTGTCTTTCTCAACACAAACTTATGGAATCACTGCAGCACACTTCAATAATGCTGACAGAATTGAGAAACCCGAACTTGTCGCCCAAAAAATACTACGAATTGTACGTTGTAGTTTTCGACTCATTAACCAATCTGTCCACCTATCTCATAGAAAACCATCCCCAAAATCACCATTTAGCTGATCTTTATGAACTGGTCCAGTATACCGGTAACGTGGTGCCCAGGCTTTACTTGATGATCACCGTCGGGACAAGCTACCTGGCATTCAACGATGCCCCGAAGATGGAGATTTTAAAGGACATGATCGAGATGTGTCGTGGTGTACAAAACCCAACTAGAGGCCTTTTCTTGCGCTATTATTTGTCTCAAAGAACCAAAGAGCTTCTGCCTGAGGACGACTCCTTGTTCAACTCTCAGTTCATCATGAACAATTTCATTGAGATGAACAAACTGTGGGTAAGACTACAGCACCAGGGCCCATTGCGCGAGAGAGAATCAAGAACTCGCGAGAGGAAAGAACTGCAGATTTTGGTCGGGTCCCAACTGGTTCGCCTGTCCCAAATCATTGATGACAATTTCCAAATGTACAGGCAGGACATCCTGCCCACCATCTTGGAACAAGTCATTCAATGTAGGGATTTGGTATCCCAGGAGTATCTCTTGGACGTCATCTGCCAGGTGTTCACGGACGAGTtccatttgaaaactttggACACTTTGCTGCAGACCACTTTACATTTAAACCCTGATGTCTCGATAAACAAAATCGTGCTCACTTTAGTCGATAGGTTGAACGATTACATCACAAGACAACAGGAGGAAGAGCCAAACGCCACCACCGCAAATGCGTACCTGGATATGGACGTGTTCGGTACCTTCTGGGATTACTTGACCTTGTTGAATCATGAAAGACCCGATCTTTCGTTACAGCAGTTTATTCCCCTAATCGAAAGTATAATCGTTTTAAGCTTAAAATGGTATCCTGACAATTTCGAAAATTTAAACAAACTATTCGAACTGGTTTTGCAAAAGACTAAAGATTAtggccaaaaaaatatctcgCTGGAATCAGAGCATTTATTCTTGAATCTattatcttttcaaaataacaAACTCCAGATGTCCTCCTCGTCCACAGCGTCTTCTAACCAATCCATCATTTCCAAGaaacattttatttttcaattgatcTCTAAATGTCAGGCATATAAGAGTATTCTGGCCTTGCAAAACATCactttacaaaagaaagtcgTCAATAAGATTCTAGACATATTGATGGATGCTGACACTGACGAATTAACGGATAACGAACCTGAATCAAAGTTGCATTCCTCTTCACGGGACAAATCTCATCTAGTCATTGAAGATAAATTACAAGTGCAACGCTTACTGTCGATCTGCGAACCTTTAATAATCTCAAGAAGTGGACCTCCTACAAACGCTACCTCCTCTGAGACAAACATCGATgaagtatttttcaatagacacgacgaagaagaatcgTGGACCTTGGATCcaatacaagaaaaattggcACACTTGATCCATTGGATAATGAACACCACTTCACGGAAACAAACAGAGGAAAGCAAAATTCAATTCAGCTTAGAAGCACAATTGGAAATATTACTACTTATCAAGTCCTCATTTATTAAGGGCGGCATCAATGTTAAATACACCTTCCCGGCAATAATTACGAACTTTTGGAAATTGATCAGAAAATGCCACATGATACTTCAGTATCTCCTGAAGAAAAGGGCCGACAACAAGACATTGTCATCTCATTATTccaatcttttgaaacagaTGTTCAAATTTGTTTCGCGGTGTATCAATGacattttcaattcatGCAACAACTCGTGCACAGATCTGATTCTGAAATTAAATTTGCAATGTGCTACATTGGCTGACCAATTGCAACTAGGCGAAATTTCATACGACTTTTTCTCGCAAGCCTTTAcaatatttgaagaatcTTTAAGTGATTCAAAGACCCAGTTACAAGCTTTGATCTATATCGCTCAATCTTTACAGAAGACAAGATCTCTTTACAAGGAGACTTATTACGATTCACTGATTGTCAGATGTACACTACACGGGTCcaaattattgaagaagcaaGATCAATGTCGCGCTGTTTATTTATGTTCACACCTTTGGTGGGCAACggaaatttcaaatattggcgaagaagaaggtatcactgacaattttttcagggACGGTAAAAGAGTATTGGAATGTCTACAAAGATCTCTTCGCGTGGCAGATTCCATAATGGATAATGAACAAAGCTGTGAATTAATGATCGAAATCTTAAACAGATgtctttattatttcattCATGGCGACGAGGCTGAAACTCATATATCTATGAAATACATCAATGGCTTGATCGAACTGATTAAAACAAACCTAAAATCGCTCAAACTTGAAGACAACAGTACTTCTATGATGACAAACTCAATGAACGACCTGCACATCACCGGAGATAGTAATATCAAGTCCAACGTCAATCCGGAAGACGGATCTGGAATCGCCGATAAGGACACTAACGTTGCCGTTGGGTCAGATGGCACATATATCCAACTGAACACATTGAACGGATCTTCTACAATAATACACGGAATAGTAGCAACCGCTTCAGGTAGCAAGTTGTTGCACCAACTAAAGTATATTCCGATTTACCATTTCCAACGTACTTGCGAATATATCGAGGGCCAAAGGGAAGTTGATGATCGATTCAAAGTCATATATGTATAG
- the INO1 gene encoding inositol-3-phosphate synthase INO1, whose translation MDGGNVRLCLGGKVGFKAYINWGICHLLCSSVCSSFPLFFFLLCLFPFFFFFWFWYKKVAMTEDTTAPTASVRVTSNKCTYTDNELLTKYSYENAVVSKTSDGRYDVTPTVQDYVFKLDLKKPAKLGIMLVGLGGNNGSTFTAAILANKHNIEFQTKEGLKKPNYFGSMTQSSTLKLGIDAQGNDVYAPFNSLLPMANPNDFVVTGWDINNANLFEAMQRAQVLEYDLQQRLKTKMSPLKPLPSIYYPDFIAANQDERANNCINLDEKGHVSTKDKWAHLQRIRHDIKSFKEKNSLDKVIVLWTANTERYVEVSAGVNDTIENLLQSIKNDHEEIAPSTIFAAASILEGVPYINGSPQNTFVPGLVQLAEREGTFIAGDDFKSGQTKMKSVLAQFLVDAGIKPVSIASYNHLGNNDGFNLSAPKQFRSKEISKSSVIDDIIASNDILYNDKLGSKVDHCIVIKYMKPVGDSKVAMDEYYSELMLGGHSRISIHNVCEDSLLATPLIIDLLVMTEFCSRVSYRKADSSQDNDGKFESFYPVLTFLSYWLKAPLTRPGFHPVNGLNKQRTALENFMRLLIGLPSLNELRFEERLS comes from the coding sequence ATGGACGGTGGAAATGTGCGCCTCTGTCTCGGCGGCAAGGTTGGTTTTAAAGCATATATAAACTGGGGTATTTGCCACCTGCTTTGTAGTTCTGTTTGTTCTTCGTTTCctctgttcttcttcttgttgtgtctttttcctttttttttttttttttggttctGGTATAAAAAAGTAGCAATGACGGAAGATACTACTGCCCCAACTGCTTCTGTGAGAGTGACCAGCAACAAGTGCACGTACACGGACAACGAGCTGCTTACCAAGTACAGTTATGAAAACGCTGTGGTGTCCAAGACGTCCGATGGCCGCTACGATGTCACGCCCACCGTCCAGGACTACGTGTTCAAActggatttgaaaaagccGGCAAAACTGGGGATCATGCTTGTCGGGCTGGGCGGCAACAACGGCTCCACGTTCACGGCGGCGATCTTGGCAAACAAGCACAACATCGAGTTCCAAACGAAAGAGGGGCTCAAGAAGCCGAATTACTTCGGCTCCATGACCCAGTCGTCCACTTTGAAGCTGGGAATCGATGCGCAGGGCAATGACGTGTACGCTCCCTTCAACTCTCTCTTGCCCATGGCCAATCCGAACGATTTTGTCGTCACCGGCTGGGACATCAACAATGCAAACCTGTTCGAGGCCATGCAAAGAGCACAGGTTCTTGAGTACGACTTGCAACAGCGGTTGAAAACCAAGATGTCTCCCTTGAAGCCGCTGCCCTCCATCTACTACCCTGATTTTATTGCCGCTAATCAAGACGAAAGAGCCAATAACTGCATCAACTTGGACGAGAAAGGTCACGTGTCCACAAAGGACAAATGGGCCCATCTGCAACGGATTAGGCACGATATAAAGAGtttcaaagagaagaacTCCCTGGACAAGGTGATTGTTCTCTGGACGGCGAATACCGAGCGGTACGTGGAGGTCTCCGCCGGCGTCAATGACACCATCGAAAATCTTTTGCAATCCATCAAGAATGACCACGAGGAGATTGCGCCTTCCACGATCTTTGCCGCTGCATCCATCTTGGAAGGAGTTCCGTATATCAACGGTTCACCACAGAACACGTTTGTCCCGGGACTTGTCCAACTGGCTGAGCGTGAAGGGACTTTTATCGCCGGAGACGACTTCAAGTCGGGCCAAACCAAAATGAAGTCTGTCTTAGCCCAATTCTTGGTGGACGCCGGTATCAAGCCCGTCTCCATTGCCTCTTATAACCATCTAGGTAACAACGACGGCTTCAACCTATCCGCACCGAAACAATTCAGGTCTAAGGAGATCTCCAAGAGTTCGGTCATTGACGACATTATTGCATCCAATGACATCTTGTACAATGATAAGTTGGGCAGCAAAGTTGACCACTGCATCGTGATTAAATACATGAAGCCCGTGGGTGATTCCAAAGTCGCCATGGATGAATACTACAGTGAATTAATGCTGGGTGGCCATAGCAGAATCTCCATCCACAACGTTTGCGAGGACTCGTTATTGGCTACGCCCTTGATCATCGACCTGCTAGTGATGACGGAATTCTGTTCAAGAGTGTCTTACAGGAAAGCGGACTCATCCCAAGACAACGACGGCAAGTTCGAGAGCTTTTATCCGGTTTTGACCTTCTTGAGCTACTGGCTAAAGGCGCCATTGACAAGGCCAGGCTTCCATCCGGTGAACGGCTTGAATAAGCAAAGAACCGCATTGGAAAACTTTATGAGATTGCTAATTGGATTGCCTTCTCTGAACGAATTGAGGTTTGAAGAGAGGCTTTCGTGA
- the SNA3 gene encoding Sna3p: MDRDHRDGDRMRYSINKDDLLLMVLAVFIPPLAVWRRKGVFDRDTLLNLLLFLLLFFPAIIHACYVVYETSDERTSERSRGRDLEAHPQEELPEEAQAQAQGQIQPPAYDYGDDDEARADVPLMDNKQQLPSTRA, translated from the coding sequence ATGGATAGAGACCACCGCGACGGAGACCGAATGAGATATTCCATCAACAAGGACGATTTGTTGCTGATGGTGCTGGCCGTGTTCATCCCACCGCTGGCCGTATGGAGGAGGAAGGGTGTATTCGATAGGGACACGTTACTGAACCTGTTGCTGTTTCTGCTGCTGTTCTTCCCAGCCATCATCCACGCCTGCTACGTGGTGTATGAGACCAGTGACGAGCGCACCTCCGAGCGGTCACGTGGCCGCGATCTAGAGGCGCACCCTCAGGAGGAACTCCCCGAAGAAGCTCAAGCCCAGGCTCAAGGCCAGATTCAGCCCCCAGCCTACGACTATGGCGACGACGACGAGGCCCGCGCCGACGTGCCCCTAATGGATAACAAACAACAGCTGCCATCCACCCGTGCCTAG
- the DAS1 gene encoding SCF ubiquitin ligase complex subunit DAS1, giving the protein MPFQDYFQKKKAAFTNRNNKNSADASTLRSIAGSVEAAAAAAAAAAAKDKNYIFPLTKLPDELMHEVFSHLPQPDRLQLCLINKRFNKIATKLLYRRIYLNDSNVVKSDFMHLAINWTLLNLPSSLKEEESRNIANYKLEKLIKTLQNNIRITQTVQWIRINWDLDSVLQRSILNILCNEGKSLQRLENVTDPSCNDIISNGHFSKFNVSSFDMAPPNSLPEMSVPDNYIPNLTKYLSQRISSRLSHMTLFIDPLKLFNYLYPLDIKLQIVDLKLHWRREFYNNDYFVSKVRPGNPLTKLSEVFDKRTLKILTIISWNDTLLKRETEMLKDFKEFEQLEDLSLISIKQDVHILVDLFSSLTNLKRLKMDFLVDFIAEPTSPHIFLSILLACSKLQFIDLRYDGLIPQIVNIQENKFQLNQQCNCTNCQIVFSDILKGKVFMFPEDYYIHDIHDIAAKDIFKMMKYLSLLPYSKACDAYPSVRTQPMNLANFVNKMNLNLLKYRNSKSQLVPKIVNNPYHHSTVTSATTARMSEPEMVVIDDDYDEDDINMDLPQDSDDTATTISDDLELPHDSLTKRDIIMCYHALIHHFKSIYITFLKSFPQLRFLMLNDIPTIVMEEDNERIFEPVFYHYDYKSNLHGWSKESNKNLENDGNNNNNNNNSDTIARIATVM; this is encoded by the coding sequence ATGCCGTTTCAAGACTAtttccagaagaaaaaggctGCTTTCACCAAcagaaacaataaaaatagcGCAGATGCATCGACACTGCGAAGCATTGCTGGCAGTGTGGAGGCCGCCGCCGCAGCTgctgcagcagcagcagccaAAGATAAGAACTACATATTCCCACTAACCAAACTCCCCGATGAGCTCATGCACGAGGTGTTCTCGCATTTGCCGCAACCAGACCGTTTGCAGCTCTGCCTCATAAACAAAAGGTTTAACAAGATTGCTACCAAACTGCTCTATAGAAGAATCTACTTGAACGACTCCAACGTGGTGAAGAGTGACTTCATGCACCTGGCCATCAACTGGACCCTGTTGAACTTGCCGTCTTCGTTGAAGGAGGAAGAGTCCCGTAACATCGCTAACTACAAACTGGAGAAGCTTATAAAAACCCTGCAAAATAATATTCGCATCACACAGACCGTCCAGTGGATAAGAATCAACTGGGATTTGGACTCTGTGCTCCAAAGATCCATTCTGAACATCCTCTGCAACGAGGGCAAGTCTTTGCAAAGACTGGAAAATGTCACCGACCCGAGTTGTAACGACATCATCTCCAATGGCCACTTCTCCAAGTTTAACGTCTCGAGTTTCGACATGGCTCCGCCAAACTCATTGCCGGAAATGTCCGTGCCCGACAATTACATCCCGAACCTCACCAAATATCTGTCCCAACGAATCTCATCCCGCCTGTCTCACATGACTCTTTTCATCGACCCCTTAAAACTGTTCAACTACCTTTACCCACTAGACATCAAGTTGCAAATCGTCGACTTGAAGTTGCACTGGAGGAGGGAGTTTTACAACAATGACTACTTCGTTAGCAAGGTACGACCCGGTAATCCCTTGACTAAACTATCTGAAGTGTTTGACAAGAGAACTTTGAAGATCCTCACCATCATCTCATGGAATGACACTCTTTTGAAGCGGGAGACCGAAATGCTCAaggatttcaaagaatttgAACAGTTGGAAGACCtgtctttgatttccaTCAAGCAGGACGTTCACATTCTCGTAGATCTTTTCAGCTCGTTGaccaatttgaaaagactcAAAATGGATTTCTTAGTGGATTTTATAGCCGAGCCTACGAGTCCTCACATCTTCTTGTCTATCCTTCTGGCCTGCTCCAAATTGCAATTCATAGATTTGCGGTACGACGGACTTATTCCTCAAATCGTCAATatccaagaaaacaagTTCCAATTGAACCAGCAATGCAATTGCACAAACTGTCAAATAGTGTTCAGTGACATTCTCAAGGGCAAAGTGTTCATGTTCCCGGAGGACTACTATATTCACGATATCCACGATATTGCAGCAAAggatattttcaaaatgatgaaatatttgtCTTTATTACCGTACTCAAAGGCTTGTGATGCTTACCCGAGCGTGAGAACCCAACCAATGAACTTGGCCAATTTTGTCAACAAGATGAACttgaatcttttgaaatacAGAAACTCCAAATCGCAGCTAGTACCTAAGATTGTTAATAATCCATACCACCACTCTACGGTGACTTCCGCTACCACTGCCCGCATGAGCGAGCCTGAAATGGTAGTCATCGATGACGAttatgatgaagatgacatTAATATGGATCTGCCTCAGGATAGTGATGACACTGCTACCACCATTTCCGATGACTTAGAACTCCCACACGATTCCTTGACCAAAAGAGATATCATTATGTGCTACCACGCCCTAATTCATCATTTCAAATCGATATATATCACTTTTTTGAAGAGCTTTCCTCAATTAAGATTCCTCATGTTGAATGATATCCCGACAATAGTCATGGAGGAGGATAACGAACGTATTTTTGAGCCCGTCTTTTATCACTATGATTATAAGAGTAATTTACATGGATGGTCTAAGGAATCCAAcaagaatttggaaaacgatggcaacaataataataataataataattccGATACCATTGCAAGAATAGCCACTGTCATGTAA
- the RPA34 gene encoding DNA-directed RNA polymerase I subunit RPA34 has product MSKLSKDYVSDSDSEDEVISNEFSIPNGFKKCKHLKSFPLDSGNNKKPKQQQIWLIKFPSNVDISKLKSLPIDFESSTTMTVDNHEYKITENANIETLLTQGNQSSMSLLVPSEDKETLKIAATGKDSTPLQFDKLFSISENSKVPAIDYKKVRVPRKDVPKVEGLKLEHFATGYDAKDFGVTENVVTKEHKKESKKRSHQHNEEGDSKDKKKKKKEKKDKKKKHRD; this is encoded by the coding sequence ATGTCAAAGCTTTCGAAAGACTACGTATCGGACTCAGATTCAGAAGACGAAGTGATATCAAACGAGTTCAGCATACCAAATGGGTTCAAGAAATGTaaacatttgaaaagttttccCCTCGACAGCGGTAACAACAAGAAGCCTAAACAGCAACAGATCTGGCTGATCAAGTTTCCGTCAAATGTAGACATCTCCAAATTAAAGTCTTTACCAATAGATTTTGAATCCTCCACAACTATGACCGTTGACAACCACGAATATAAAATCACGGAAAATGCGAACATTGAGACCTTATTGACACAGGGCAACCAAAGTAGTATGAGCTTGTTGGTTCCTTCAGAGGATAAAGAAACCCTAAAGATTGCCGCCACAGGCAAGGATAGCACACCATTACAATTCGACAAATTATTCTCTATCAGCGAAAATTCCAAGGTCCCAGCTATTGATTACAAGAAAGTGAGAGTTCCTCGTAAAGACGTTCCAAAAGTGGAAGGCTTGAAGCTGGAACACTTCGCCACAGGTTATGATGCCAAAGACTTCGGCGTCACTGAGAATGTAGTAACGAAAGAACATAAGAAGGAATCAAAGAAACGTTCACATCAACACAATGAAGAGGGAGATTCTAAagataagaagaagaagaagaaggagaagaaggataaaaaaaagaagcataGAGATTAA
- the SMT1 gene encoding Smt1p: protein MRRTFSLLATRLLKSKDDELKSTLKFLTKGSMKSLGSLFNSPDSKEQRHMLKNTGDNQKSPENHHVDNILRILNSNLPEVESKKQKVAIHYDVLFSHLRSIVTQAVESKDIASRQLRMASSEDLYDKLLLLQYMGKLTNVRQISEILLSKNFRKFGEVWEHRALFDNGQKLVLSILLYYRSRNAQIRKEYEARWLSDYNDLQFPLRRLLWRCLTFNVVDENIQQTVSHYIKRLGENWKNTDLVLIYQSLYEKSYLLPEPTSMEDSNNETITFTKNQTLLVCALRTISKHFEGDAKTVKRWLTDIVKLSIQSKIMLESSSPSSTSIMDQYRFIRSLDIFIQSIHRTCQNKSTFEDLKNDLENISKLVNDEEHELKTHLPLNLV, encoded by the coding sequence ATGAGAAGGACTTTTTCTCTGTTAGCAACACGGCTTTTAAAGTCTAAAGATGATGAGCTAAAATCGACTCTAAAGTTTCTAACCAAAGGGTCTATGAAGTCGTTAGGATCTCTGTTTAATTCTCCTGACTCTAAAGAACAAAGGCAcatgttgaaaaatacagGTGATAATCAAAAGAGCCCTGAAAATCATCACGTCGATAACATTTTAAGGATATTGAATTCAAACTTGCCTGAAGTGGAAtccaagaaacaaaaggtGGCCATTCATTATGACGTACTTTTCTCGCATTTAAGATCAATAGTCACACAGGCAGTGGAAAGCAAGGACATTGCATCGAGGCAATTGCGAATGGCATCATCCGAGGATTTATATGATAAATTGTTGTTACTACAGTATATGGGTAAATTAACTAATGTACGCCAAATATCGGAAATCCTACTATCTAAAAACTTCCGTAAGTTTGGCGAAGTTTGGGAGCACAGGGCGTTGTTCGATAATGGTCAGAAACTAGTCCTATCCATCTTACTATACTACAGGTCGCGTAATGCgcaaataagaaaagaatacgAGGCTCGCTGGTTGTCAGACTACAACGATTTACAGTTTCCCTTGCGACGCCTTTTATGGAGATGCTTAACTTTTAATGTAGTTGATGAGAATATTCAACAAACAGTATCACATTATATTAAGCGTTTAGGGgaaaattggaaaaatacAGATTTAGTCTTGATTTATCAATCTCTGTATGAAAAATCTTATTTGTTACCTGAACCAACATCCATGGAAGACAGTAATAATGAAACGATCACCTTCAccaaaaatcaaacattaCTTGTTTGTGCACTGAGAACGATTTCGAAACATTTTGAGGGGGATGCAAAAACGGTCAAAAGATGGCTAACCGATATAGTCAAGTTGAGTATACAAAGCAAAATAATGCTGgaatcatcatcaccatcttCCACATCAATAATGGATCAATACCGTTTTATCAGATCCTTAGACATTTTCATACAAAGCATACACCGGACTTGCCAAAATAAGTCTACCTTTGAAGATTTAAAAAACGATCTCGAGAATATATCAAAGCTAGTCAACGACGAAGAACACGAATTAAAGACACATTTACCACTAAACCTTGTATAA
- the IDS2 gene encoding Ids2p, with protein MDNQQERISEDITGDLAAAVRKSWSEPQDNPLLLNVNNSPIGTPTDRYSPEPVMMVEGNALNPLSLARGSAQHQQRLYGSSQSREKSEQQQQDYQLFKHHYSLGQETRESVSDILNDLTLGSPEPSESRTPIRQPSVDVPPVTTRRSSIQDVQWIRHLLNPRSSFSGVSSNEPASSPDNSSNESKAWVTILHDSSAESLQAVIVLAQSLKKVNSQYGLCVLHSSEVNASQLNQVGIKTLIIDEYINVFLNFGSGSGFSGSLQETETKNDLNFKWCKLFLFFSLIDRFELICYLSPTCVVLQNIDELLESPEVSDEIDNETCVLLSNKENYICGDLTPVKQGPILNGEDNEDPQIIILKPNSAVAMCIKEYFTIYGNEFEGESKRSMFHQMNDLQIMKALFGDKWGYLDNDGYCAVPVTTIPTDRLNYKIIEFKILKPWERQNYVSAGLQPNSIMNEWLNLWRDFLNQVN; from the coding sequence ATGGATAATCAGCAGGAGCGTATATCAGAAGATATCACCGGCGACcttgctgctgctgttaGGAAATCATGGTCTGAACCGCAAGACAATCCGCTGTTGCTCAATGTTAATAACTCTCCCATAGGAACTCCCACGGATAGATACTCCCCTGAACCAGTCATGATGGTGGAAGGAAATGCCTTGAACCCACTATCTCTAGCAAGAGGATCTGCACAGCACCAGCAAAGGCTGTATGGCTCCTCTCAATCTCGCGAAAAATCAgagcagcaacaacaggaCTACCAATTGTTTAAGCATCATTACTCTCTCGGACAGGAGACAAGGGAGTCTGTTTCCGACATTCTTAACGATTTGACTCTGGGATCTCCAGAACCAAGCGAAAGTAGAACACCAATAAGACAACCATCAGTGGATGTTCCTCCTGTAACCACAAGGCGTAGTTCCATTCAGGATGTTCAATGGATCAGACATTTACTAAACCCAAGGAGTTCATTTTCTGGTGTATCCTCCAATGAACCTGCCAGTTCTCCCGACAATTCTTCCAATGAAAGCAAAGCTTGGGTGACGATATTACATGATTCATCTGCAGAATCATTACAGGCCGTTATTGTGTTGGCGCagtcattgaaaaaagtcaatTCCCAATACGGTCTTTGTGTATTGCATTCTAGTGAAGTTAATGCCTCTCAATTGAATCAAGTAGGGATCAAGACGTTAATAATAGATGAATACATCAacgtttttttgaatttcggATCGGGTTCAGGATTTAGTGGGAGCTTACAAGAGACcgaaaccaaaaatgaTTTAAATTTTAAGTGGTGTAaactatttcttttcttttcgttgATTGATAGATTCGAGTTGATCTGCTATTTATCCCCCACATGCGTTGTATTGCAAAACATTGATGAACTGCTGGAAAGCCCTGAGGTGTCTGATGAGATTGATAATGAAACCTGTGTTTTATTATCGAATAAGGAAAATTATATTTGCGGAGATCTTACACCCGTAAAGCAAGGCCCAATTCTTAACGGAGAAGATAACGAAGACCCTCAGATTATTATATTGAAACCTAATAGTGCAGTTGCAATGTGTATCAAGGAATACTTCACGATTTATGGGAATGAGTTTGAAGGTGAAAGTAAAAGGTCGATGTTTCATCAAATGAACGATTTACAAATTATGAAGGCATTGTTTGGTGACAAATGGGGCTACCTGGATAATGATGGCTACTGTGCTGTGCCCGTGACCACTATTCCCACGGACAGGTTAAATTACAAGATAATcgaattcaaaatcttAAAGCCGTGGGAAAGACAGAATTATGTTAGTGCTGGCCTGCAGCCAAATTCTATAATGAACGAATGGCTAAATCTATGGCGGGACTTTCTAAACCAAGTGAATTGA